In Tachysurus fulvidraco isolate hzauxx_2018 chromosome 25, HZAU_PFXX_2.0, whole genome shotgun sequence, the following proteins share a genomic window:
- the epb41b gene encoding protein 4.1b isoform X1 has translation MTALRCRVILLDGAVIERDLEKKAVGQVLFNEVCEYLNLLERDYFGLAAWDSSNNKVWLEFSKPVHKQIISHDTTFTFSVKLYPPDPSLLAEDITRYLLCLQLRADILASRLPCPSDILAVLGSYTVQAEFGDYNPELHRKEFFSNIPLAPNQTPELEEDVAELHQTLKSMSPAEADQGFLQNVKTLHMYGVHLHPAKDASGGDVMLGVCAEGLVVYEDEENTQSFSWPTVLNISYKRSNFQARIFHSEDASENTIKFTLPSYRACKCLWKIAVEHHGFFRNLKDLAKAPLQLGSRNEESLEVSTTIKRAAPRFARSTIKRKAKESFRVDMKRPNRTEFVDWFQLLSSDETWPAYSPDKYQVTAGETLAYKEREEVDELDNEWFQLLGGRSFPTQHPYSSLSSDSDILESDKFQVWKLQADDWFVLLEPHTYQPGVRHWKTQLLSFQSSQAEEQTEELEYIKGNSEKSINIVWKRNEDDAVTEQHEELEMERNLSPDVVGKNLELETRGSEQIVKVMREMMEGEVDGEELQTVVMYEQRRQVVESYAGQPQEAFVEQRIRTEHELMLKPGEVVSEENIEELEETLQEVESVERTLQDIERLKGKLQEVELLEQKLQEVQQAGRQLGENDDWYILLENKLMASSAPVRLLGVETSEKKLQKKPEQGDRGDWYLMLDRKPLVVSSANAGLATDTTERKAELSQWTEEKLQRANILTSVQMKDDWYNLLDLLPRPTQTTQPALPPSVETVQSSWVNVVEEHKNLDEESKWREERTIYVEETHPILPVQREEQTQKQVDDDRFIQLYVPPKEAGKQTAVDVHKETREEEVQLIKPQVKTIIIEEERREMLETAHEVVHMNPIPFEKRDVPAGLTMDTTERKAEMSQWTEEKLQGANTLTSVQMKDDWYTLLDLLPQPTQTTQPALPQSVETVQSSWVNVVEEHKNLDEESKWREERTIYVGETQPILPVQREEQTQKQVDDDWFVQLYVPPKEAGKQTAVDVHKETREEEVQLIKPQVKTIIIEEERREMLETAHEVVHMNPIPFEKRDVPAGLTMDTTERKAEMSQWTEEKLQGANTLTSVQMKDDWYILLDLLPRPTQTTKPALLNTTEQKAEITQWIEGELQRANTLPPVQMKDDWDNFLDLPTRPTQTTQTELPPSGTTKTTPAVDVHKETREEEVQLIKKQVKMMKSEEERREMQETSHEVIQMKPIPFEKRDVSSGATFYTTEQRAEIRPWIGEELQRANTLPPVQMKDDWYILLDFLPRPTQTTQPALTPSGTTITTPDVASLIPRQTVTIKEKEVTFVKKPMIINEKQVIVGRVEKKIPATMHKDEDNWFVLFTPEQIEKKVIATAGVSDTWVLEEKRLREVQKGQLRKDVKRSHVVEDKRLHPYVPGPKAEKRHQEVIDDWFLLLEPVSKISVNIYKRAEEDQRRKDELFKKQALAEDRRKVAGFIHPSVPVIPLTPADQPMTSTPTAQSVRITRPTYQEESLKRLEITQEITQDIKQESKVESESIIKRKKREKRIEGESIYIRHSILMLEDSDVTQEIVLNHHASVSELKRIFMEDMPVFGPTEWDRRLSTYTPVIYPKLSIGELFNGIDIMGAEGLSAM, from the exons ATGACAGCGCTTCGTTGCCGAGTTATACTTTTGGACGGCGCTGTCATTGAGCGCGACTTAGAG AAAAAAGCAGTTGGTCAGGTTCTGTTTAATGAAGTCTGTGAGTATCTCAATCTTCTAGAGAGGGACTATTTTGGCCTGGCAGCATGGGATTCATCTAACAATAAG GTGTGGTTGGAATTTTCCAAACCGGTTCACAAGCAGATCATAA GTCATGatactacatttacattcagtGTCAAGCTCTACCCACCTGACCCTTCTTTACTGGCTGAGGACATAACGAG ATACTTACTGTGCCTTCAGCTCAGAGCAGACATCCTGGCAAGCCGTCTCCCATGTCCATCCGATATTTTGGCAGTTTTGGGATCATACACAGTCCAGGCAGAATTTGGAGATTATAATCCTGAACTACACAGGAAAGAGTTCTTCAGTAATATTCCTCTTGCACCCAATCAGACTCCAGAGCTGGAGGAGGATGTGGCAGAGCTCCATCAAACACTCAA ATCCATGAGTCCTGCTGAAGCAGATCAGGGTTTCCTGCAGAATGTCAAGACGCTCCACATGTACGGAGTACATCTGCATCCTGCTAAG GATGCCAGTGGTGGAGATGTGatgctgggtgtgtgtgctgaggGTCTAGTAGTGTATGAGgatgaagaaaacacacagagtttCAGCTGGCCCACAGTTCTGAATATATCTTACAAACGCAGCAACTTCCAAGCCAGGATTTTTCACTCAGAG GATGCATCTGAAAATACCATCAAATTCACTCTTCCCAGCTACCGTGCATGCAAATGCCTGTGGAAAATTGCTGTGGAGCATCATGGCTTTTTCAG GAATTTGAAGGACCTTGCCAAGGCTCCCCTCCAGTTGGGTTCAAGGAATGAGGAATCTCTAGAGGTCAGCACCACCATCAAGCGAGCAGCTCCACGCTTTGCACGCTCAACCATCAAGAGGAAAG CAAAAGAAAGCTTTCGTGTGGATATGAAGCGCCCAAACAGAACCGAATTTGTCGACTGGTTTCAACTGCTTAGCTCTGATGAAACATGGCCCGCTTATAGCCCAG ATAAGTACCAAGTGACAGCTGGAGAGACACTTGCatataaagaaagagaggaagtgGATGAGCTGGATAATGAGTGGTTTCAGCTGTTGGGTGGGCGCTCCTTTCCCACTCAGCATCCTTACTCATCCTTATCTTCAG ATTCTGACATTTTGGAAAGTGATAAATTCCAGGTTTGGAAACTGCAAGCTGATGACTGGTTTGTTCTCCTCGAACCCCACACATATCAGCCCGGTGTAAGGCACTGGAAGACCCAACTAT TGTCTTTCCAGTCCTCTCAAGCAGAAGAGCAGACAGAAGAGCTGGAATATATAAAAGGAAACTCAGAGAAGAGTATAAATATTGTCTGGAAAAGAAATGAGGATGATGCTGTGACAGAGCAACACGAGGAACTGGAAATGGAAAGAAACTTAAGTCCAGATGTTGTTGGCAAAAATCTAGAGTTGGAGACTAGGGGCAGTGAGCAAATAGTGAAAGTTATGAGGGAAATGATGGAAGGTGAGGTGGATGGAGAAGAATTACAAACAGTAGTAATGTATGAACAGAGAAGGCAGGTGGTGGAATCTTATGCTGGACAACCTCAGGAGGCTTTTGTTGAACAAAGAATTAGAACTGAACATGAACTGATGTTAAAGCCAGGTGAAGTGGTGTCTGAGGAAAATATAGAGGAATTAGAGGAAACATTACAAGAAGTGGAGAGTGTTGAACGAACACTGCAGGACATAGAAAGGCTAAAAGGGAAATTACAGGAAGTAGAATTATTGGAGCAAAAACTACAAGAAGTTCAGCAGGCAGGAAGACAGCTTGGGGAGAACGATGATTGGTACATTTTGCTGGAGAACAAATTGATGGCATCTTCAGCACCTGTGAGACTTCTAGGAGTGGAAACTTCTGAAAAAAAGCTGCAGAAAAAACCTGAACAAGGAGACAGAGGTGACTGGTACCTTATGCTGGATCGCAAACCCTTAGTGGTATCTTCAGCAAATGCAG GTCTTGCCACGGACACAACAGAGCGGAAAGCAGAGCTGAGTCAGTGGACAGAGGAGAAACTCCAGAGAGCAAACATTCTAACATCTGTCCAGATGAAAGACGACTGGTACAATTTACTGGACTTGCTTCCACGACCTACACAGACCACACAACCTGCACTGCCGCCATCAG TAGAGACTGTCCAGTCATCTTGGGTGAATGTGGTAGAGGAGCACAAAAACTTGGATGAAGAGTCCAaatggagagaggagagaacaaTTTATGTGGAAGAAACACACCCAATTTTACCAGTACAAAGAGAagaacagacacagaaacaggtCGATGATGACAGGTTTATCCAGCTGTACGTTCCTCCTAAAGAAGCCGGTAAACAGACAG CTGTAGATGTTCACAAAGAGACCAGAGAGGAGGAAGTACAGCTAATCAAACCCCAAGTAAAAACGATAATAAttgaagaggagagaagagaaatgcTAGAAACCGCTCATGAAGTGGTTCACATGAATCCAATCCCATTCGAGAAGAGAGATGTTCCTGCAG GTCTTACCATGGACACAACAGAGCGGAAAGCAGAGATGAGTCAGTGGACAGAGGAGAAACTCCAGGGAGCAAACACTCTAACATCTGTCCAGATGAAAGACGACTGGTACACTTTGCTGGACTTGCTTCCACAACCTACACAGACCACACAACCTGCACTGCCTCAATCAG TAGAGACTGTCCAGTCATCTTGGGTGAATGTGGTAGAGGAGCACAAAAACTTAGATGAAGAGTCCAaatggagagaggagagaacaaTTTATGTGGGAGAAACACAACCAATTTTACCAGTACAAAGAGAagaacagacacagaaacaggtTGATGATGACTGGTTTGTCCAGCTGTACGTTCCTCCTAAAGAAGCCGGTAAACAGACAG CTGTAGATGTTCACAAAGAGACCAGAGAGGAGGAAGTACAGCTAATCAAACCCCAAGTAAAAACGATAATAAttgaagaggagagaagagaaatgcTAGAAACCGCTCATGAAGTGGTTCACATGAATCCAATCCCATTCGAGAAGAGAGATGTTCCTGCAG GTCTTACCATGGACACAACAGAGCGGAAAGCAGAGATGAGTCAGTGGACAGAGGAGAAACTCCAGGGAGCAAACACTCTAACATCTGTCCAGATGAAAGACGACTGGTACATTTTGCTGGACTTGCTTCCACGACCTACACAGACTACAAAACCTGCACTGCTCAATACAACAGAGCAAAAAGCAGAGATTACACAGTGGATAGAGGGGGAACTCCAAAGAGCAAACACTCTACCACCTGTCCAGATGAAAGATGACTGGGACAATTTTCTTGACTTGCCTACACGACCTACACAGACCACACAAACTGAACTGCCTCCATCAGGTACAACTAAAACCACACCAG CTGTAGATGTTCACAAAGAGACCAGAGAGGAGGAAGTACAGCTAATAAAAAAGCAAGTAAAGATGATGAAAtctgaggaggagagaagagaaatgcAAGAAACATCTCATGAGGTGATTCAGATGAAACCAATTCCTTTCGAGAAGAGAGATGTTTCTTCGG GTGCTAccttttatacaacagagcaaAGAGCAGAGATTAGACCGTGGATAGGGGAGGAACTCCAAAGAGCAAACACTCTACCACCTGTCCAGATGAAAGACGACTGGTACATTTTGCTGGACTTCCTTCCACGGCCTACACAGACCACACAACCTGCACTGACTCCATCAGGTACAACTATAACCACACCAG ATGTGGCAAGTCTGATACCACGGCAAACAGTCACGATCAAGGAAAAGGAAGTAACCTTTGTCAAGAAGCCCATGATCATCAATGAGAAGCAAGTGATAGTAGGAAGAGTGGAAAAGAAAATTCCTGCTACAATGCACAAAGATGAAGACAACTGGTTTGTGCTTTTCACACCAGAACAAATTGAGAAGAAGGTCATTGCCACAG CGGGTGTGTCAGACACATGGGTTCTGGAAGAAAAGAGATTAAGGGAGGTGCAGAAGGGGCAACTCCGTAAGGACGTAAAGAGAAGCCATGTGGTGGAGGACAAAAGACTTCATCCATATGTGCCTGGACCAAAAGCAGAAAAGCGTCATCAGGAGGTGATTGATGATTGGTTCCTCTTGCTGGAGCCTGTTTCTAAAATATCAG TGAACATTTACAAGAGAGCTGAGGAGGACCAGCGTAGGAAGGACGAGTTGTTTAAGAAGCAAGCCTTGGCAGAAGACAGAAGAAAAGTGGCAG gatTCATACATCCATCAGTCCCTGTCATCCCACTGACTCCAGCTGATCAGCCAATGACATCAACTCCCACTGCACAATCTGTTCGCATCACAAGACCCACTTATCAAGAGGAGAGTCTAAAGAGACTGGAAATCACACAGGAGATCACACAAGATATAAAGCAAGAATCTAAG GTGGAATCAGAGTCCATCATTAAGAGAAAG aaaagagagaagagaattgAGGGTGAATCCATTTATATCCGTCACAGCATTCTAATGTTAGAG gactCTGATGTGACTCAGGAGATTGTGTTGAATCATCATGCCAGTGTCAGTGAGTTAAAGCGCATCTTTATGGAGGACATGCCTGTGTTTGGTCCCACTGAGTGGGACAGGCGTCTCTCTACATACACTCCTGTCATTTACCCCAAATTATCCATCGGCGAGCTGTTTAATGGCATAGACATA ATGGGAGCAGAAGGATTATCAGCCATGTGA
- the epb41b gene encoding protein 4.1b isoform X6 has protein sequence MTALRCRVILLDGAVIERDLEKKAVGQVLFNEVCEYLNLLERDYFGLAAWDSSNNKVWLEFSKPVHKQIISHDTTFTFSVKLYPPDPSLLAEDITRYLLCLQLRADILASRLPCPSDILAVLGSYTVQAEFGDYNPELHRKEFFSNIPLAPNQTPELEEDVAELHQTLKSMSPAEADQGFLQNVKTLHMYGVHLHPAKDASGGDVMLGVCAEGLVVYEDEENTQSFSWPTVLNISYKRSNFQARIFHSEDASENTIKFTLPSYRACKCLWKIAVEHHGFFRNLKDLAKAPLQLGSRNEESLEVSTTIKRAAPRFARSTIKRKAKESFRVDMKRPNRTEFVDWFQLLSSDETWPAYSPDKYQVTAGETLAYKEREEVDELDNEWFQLLGGRSFPTQHPYSSLSSDSDILESDKFQVWKLQADDWFVLLEPHTYQPGVRHWKTQLLSFQSSQAEEQTEELEYIKGNSEKSINIVWKRNEDDAVTEQHEELEMERNLSPDVVGKNLELETRGSEQIVKVMREMMEGEVDGEELQTVVMYEQRRQVVESYAGQPQEAFVEQRIRTEHELMLKPGEVVSEENIEELEETLQEVESVERTLQDIERLKGKLQEVELLEQKLQEVQQAGRQLGENDDWYILLENKLMASSAPVRLLGVETSEKKLQKKPEQGDRGDWYLMLDRKPLVVSSANAGLATDTTERKAELSQWTEEKLQRANILTSVQMKDDWYNLLDLLPRPTQTTQPALPPSVETVQSSWVNVVEEHKNLDEESKWREERTIYVEETHPILPVQREEQTQKQVDDDRFIQLYVPPKEAGKQTAVDVHKETREEEVQLIKPQVKTIIIEEERREMLETAHEVVHMNPIPFEKRDVPAGLTMDTTERKAEMSQWTEEKLQGANTLTSVQMKDDWYTLLDLLPQPTQTTQPALPQSVETVQSSWVNVVEEHKNLDEESKWREERTIYVGETQPILPVQREEQTQKQVDDDWFVQLYVPPKEAGKQTAVDVHKETREEEVQLIKPQVKTIIIEEERREMLETAHEVVHMNPIPFEKRDVPAGLTMDTTERKAEMSQWTEEKLQGANTLTSVQMKDDWYILLDLLPRPTQTTKPALLNTTEQKAEITQWIEGELQRANTLPPVQMKDDWDNFLDLPTRPTQTTQTELPPSGTTKTTPAVDVHKETREEEVQLIKKQVKMMKSEEERREMQETSHEVIQMKPIPFEKRDVSSEQRAEIRPWIGEELQRANTLPPVQMKDDWYILLDFLPRPTQTTQPALTPSGTTITTPDVASLIPRQTVTIKEKEVTFVKKPMIINEKQVIVGRVEKKIPATMHKDEDNWFVLFTPEQIEKKVIATAGVSDTWVLEEKRLREVQKGQLRKDVKRSHVVEDKRLHPYVPGPKAEKRHQEVIDDWFLLLEPVSKISVNIYKRAEEDQRRKDELFKKQALAEDRRKVAGFIHPSVPVIPLTPADQPMTSTPTAQSVRITRPTYQEESLKRLEITQEITQDIKQESKVESESIIKRKKREKRIEGESIYIRHSILMLEDSDVTQEIVLNHHASVSELKRIFMEDMPVFGPTEWDRRLSTYTPVIYPKLSIGELFNGIDIMGAEGLSAM, from the exons ATGACAGCGCTTCGTTGCCGAGTTATACTTTTGGACGGCGCTGTCATTGAGCGCGACTTAGAG AAAAAAGCAGTTGGTCAGGTTCTGTTTAATGAAGTCTGTGAGTATCTCAATCTTCTAGAGAGGGACTATTTTGGCCTGGCAGCATGGGATTCATCTAACAATAAG GTGTGGTTGGAATTTTCCAAACCGGTTCACAAGCAGATCATAA GTCATGatactacatttacattcagtGTCAAGCTCTACCCACCTGACCCTTCTTTACTGGCTGAGGACATAACGAG ATACTTACTGTGCCTTCAGCTCAGAGCAGACATCCTGGCAAGCCGTCTCCCATGTCCATCCGATATTTTGGCAGTTTTGGGATCATACACAGTCCAGGCAGAATTTGGAGATTATAATCCTGAACTACACAGGAAAGAGTTCTTCAGTAATATTCCTCTTGCACCCAATCAGACTCCAGAGCTGGAGGAGGATGTGGCAGAGCTCCATCAAACACTCAA ATCCATGAGTCCTGCTGAAGCAGATCAGGGTTTCCTGCAGAATGTCAAGACGCTCCACATGTACGGAGTACATCTGCATCCTGCTAAG GATGCCAGTGGTGGAGATGTGatgctgggtgtgtgtgctgaggGTCTAGTAGTGTATGAGgatgaagaaaacacacagagtttCAGCTGGCCCACAGTTCTGAATATATCTTACAAACGCAGCAACTTCCAAGCCAGGATTTTTCACTCAGAG GATGCATCTGAAAATACCATCAAATTCACTCTTCCCAGCTACCGTGCATGCAAATGCCTGTGGAAAATTGCTGTGGAGCATCATGGCTTTTTCAG GAATTTGAAGGACCTTGCCAAGGCTCCCCTCCAGTTGGGTTCAAGGAATGAGGAATCTCTAGAGGTCAGCACCACCATCAAGCGAGCAGCTCCACGCTTTGCACGCTCAACCATCAAGAGGAAAG CAAAAGAAAGCTTTCGTGTGGATATGAAGCGCCCAAACAGAACCGAATTTGTCGACTGGTTTCAACTGCTTAGCTCTGATGAAACATGGCCCGCTTATAGCCCAG ATAAGTACCAAGTGACAGCTGGAGAGACACTTGCatataaagaaagagaggaagtgGATGAGCTGGATAATGAGTGGTTTCAGCTGTTGGGTGGGCGCTCCTTTCCCACTCAGCATCCTTACTCATCCTTATCTTCAG ATTCTGACATTTTGGAAAGTGATAAATTCCAGGTTTGGAAACTGCAAGCTGATGACTGGTTTGTTCTCCTCGAACCCCACACATATCAGCCCGGTGTAAGGCACTGGAAGACCCAACTAT TGTCTTTCCAGTCCTCTCAAGCAGAAGAGCAGACAGAAGAGCTGGAATATATAAAAGGAAACTCAGAGAAGAGTATAAATATTGTCTGGAAAAGAAATGAGGATGATGCTGTGACAGAGCAACACGAGGAACTGGAAATGGAAAGAAACTTAAGTCCAGATGTTGTTGGCAAAAATCTAGAGTTGGAGACTAGGGGCAGTGAGCAAATAGTGAAAGTTATGAGGGAAATGATGGAAGGTGAGGTGGATGGAGAAGAATTACAAACAGTAGTAATGTATGAACAGAGAAGGCAGGTGGTGGAATCTTATGCTGGACAACCTCAGGAGGCTTTTGTTGAACAAAGAATTAGAACTGAACATGAACTGATGTTAAAGCCAGGTGAAGTGGTGTCTGAGGAAAATATAGAGGAATTAGAGGAAACATTACAAGAAGTGGAGAGTGTTGAACGAACACTGCAGGACATAGAAAGGCTAAAAGGGAAATTACAGGAAGTAGAATTATTGGAGCAAAAACTACAAGAAGTTCAGCAGGCAGGAAGACAGCTTGGGGAGAACGATGATTGGTACATTTTGCTGGAGAACAAATTGATGGCATCTTCAGCACCTGTGAGACTTCTAGGAGTGGAAACTTCTGAAAAAAAGCTGCAGAAAAAACCTGAACAAGGAGACAGAGGTGACTGGTACCTTATGCTGGATCGCAAACCCTTAGTGGTATCTTCAGCAAATGCAG GTCTTGCCACGGACACAACAGAGCGGAAAGCAGAGCTGAGTCAGTGGACAGAGGAGAAACTCCAGAGAGCAAACATTCTAACATCTGTCCAGATGAAAGACGACTGGTACAATTTACTGGACTTGCTTCCACGACCTACACAGACCACACAACCTGCACTGCCGCCATCAG TAGAGACTGTCCAGTCATCTTGGGTGAATGTGGTAGAGGAGCACAAAAACTTGGATGAAGAGTCCAaatggagagaggagagaacaaTTTATGTGGAAGAAACACACCCAATTTTACCAGTACAAAGAGAagaacagacacagaaacaggtCGATGATGACAGGTTTATCCAGCTGTACGTTCCTCCTAAAGAAGCCGGTAAACAGACAG CTGTAGATGTTCACAAAGAGACCAGAGAGGAGGAAGTACAGCTAATCAAACCCCAAGTAAAAACGATAATAAttgaagaggagagaagagaaatgcTAGAAACCGCTCATGAAGTGGTTCACATGAATCCAATCCCATTCGAGAAGAGAGATGTTCCTGCAG GTCTTACCATGGACACAACAGAGCGGAAAGCAGAGATGAGTCAGTGGACAGAGGAGAAACTCCAGGGAGCAAACACTCTAACATCTGTCCAGATGAAAGACGACTGGTACACTTTGCTGGACTTGCTTCCACAACCTACACAGACCACACAACCTGCACTGCCTCAATCAG TAGAGACTGTCCAGTCATCTTGGGTGAATGTGGTAGAGGAGCACAAAAACTTAGATGAAGAGTCCAaatggagagaggagagaacaaTTTATGTGGGAGAAACACAACCAATTTTACCAGTACAAAGAGAagaacagacacagaaacaggtTGATGATGACTGGTTTGTCCAGCTGTACGTTCCTCCTAAAGAAGCCGGTAAACAGACAG CTGTAGATGTTCACAAAGAGACCAGAGAGGAGGAAGTACAGCTAATCAAACCCCAAGTAAAAACGATAATAAttgaagaggagagaagagaaatgcTAGAAACCGCTCATGAAGTGGTTCACATGAATCCAATCCCATTCGAGAAGAGAGATGTTCCTGCAG GTCTTACCATGGACACAACAGAGCGGAAAGCAGAGATGAGTCAGTGGACAGAGGAGAAACTCCAGGGAGCAAACACTCTAACATCTGTCCAGATGAAAGACGACTGGTACATTTTGCTGGACTTGCTTCCACGACCTACACAGACTACAAAACCTGCACTGCTCAATACAACAGAGCAAAAAGCAGAGATTACACAGTGGATAGAGGGGGAACTCCAAAGAGCAAACACTCTACCACCTGTCCAGATGAAAGATGACTGGGACAATTTTCTTGACTTGCCTACACGACCTACACAGACCACACAAACTGAACTGCCTCCATCAGGTACAACTAAAACCACACCAG CTGTAGATGTTCACAAAGAGACCAGAGAGGAGGAAGTACAGCTAATAAAAAAGCAAGTAAAGATGATGAAAtctgaggaggagagaagagaaatgcAAGAAACATCTCATGAGGTGATTCAGATGAAACCAATTCCTTTCGAGAAGAGAGATGTTTCTTCGG agcaaAGAGCAGAGATTAGACCGTGGATAGGGGAGGAACTCCAAAGAGCAAACACTCTACCACCTGTCCAGATGAAAGACGACTGGTACATTTTGCTGGACTTCCTTCCACGGCCTACACAGACCACACAACCTGCACTGACTCCATCAGGTACAACTATAACCACACCAG ATGTGGCAAGTCTGATACCACGGCAAACAGTCACGATCAAGGAAAAGGAAGTAACCTTTGTCAAGAAGCCCATGATCATCAATGAGAAGCAAGTGATAGTAGGAAGAGTGGAAAAGAAAATTCCTGCTACAATGCACAAAGATGAAGACAACTGGTTTGTGCTTTTCACACCAGAACAAATTGAGAAGAAGGTCATTGCCACAG CGGGTGTGTCAGACACATGGGTTCTGGAAGAAAAGAGATTAAGGGAGGTGCAGAAGGGGCAACTCCGTAAGGACGTAAAGAGAAGCCATGTGGTGGAGGACAAAAGACTTCATCCATATGTGCCTGGACCAAAAGCAGAAAAGCGTCATCAGGAGGTGATTGATGATTGGTTCCTCTTGCTGGAGCCTGTTTCTAAAATATCAG TGAACATTTACAAGAGAGCTGAGGAGGACCAGCGTAGGAAGGACGAGTTGTTTAAGAAGCAAGCCTTGGCAGAAGACAGAAGAAAAGTGGCAG gatTCATACATCCATCAGTCCCTGTCATCCCACTGACTCCAGCTGATCAGCCAATGACATCAACTCCCACTGCACAATCTGTTCGCATCACAAGACCCACTTATCAAGAGGAGAGTCTAAAGAGACTGGAAATCACACAGGAGATCACACAAGATATAAAGCAAGAATCTAAG GTGGAATCAGAGTCCATCATTAAGAGAAAG aaaagagagaagagaattgAGGGTGAATCCATTTATATCCGTCACAGCATTCTAATGTTAGAG gactCTGATGTGACTCAGGAGATTGTGTTGAATCATCATGCCAGTGTCAGTGAGTTAAAGCGCATCTTTATGGAGGACATGCCTGTGTTTGGTCCCACTGAGTGGGACAGGCGTCTCTCTACATACACTCCTGTCATTTACCCCAAATTATCCATCGGCGAGCTGTTTAATGGCATAGACATA ATGGGAGCAGAAGGATTATCAGCCATGTGA